Genomic segment of Malus domestica chromosome 15, GDT2T_hap1:
TTGAATGGCAGGGTGTGGGCAGGCCACAACATTCGAAGATTCGATTGTGTTAGGATTAAGGAGGCCTTTACAGAGATCGGTAGGCCTGCACCTCAGCCAGTTGGGATGATTGACTCCTTAAGTGTGTTAACTGGTAAGTTTGGAAGAAGAGCTGGAAATATGAAGGTAAACGTAAATGTTAATTACAAATTGGGACCGTGAAAATtacttacttttaatttttataacgTTTGGCTGCAAAGCCAATCTTACTAGATCTATGTATATATGTTTAGATGGCAACATTGGCATCATACTTCAATCTTGGGCAGCAAAAGCACAGGTTGGCATGCAATACATTTTAATTTGTCGGGTGctaaattttattaatattaagtCAATAATGTTATGTCAGAaattcatgtttaattttatgtttatgtaattcttcAAACATATATAGGAGCCTTGAAGACGTAAGGATGAACCTGGAGGTCCTCAAGAACTGTGCAACCGTGCTCTTTTTGGTACTACCACAAGAAcatacacatatatgtatcCTTTTAATTTCATCTAATTTTCAGTTAATGGAATGAAAATTAACCTTTAACTTGATTAGTAGCCTTGTGATTGATGTTTCTGTATGTTTGTATGGTGTTGTGGAAATAGGAAGCGAGCCTCCCCGGTGTATTAAATGGAAACTGGCCGGGCTCTTCAACGATCACAACGCGGAGTAGAAGTAGCGGGAAATTGCCATGCAGAGAAGAAACTAGCCGCAAGTCTCCAACAACTACTGCTTCTATTGGTTCTCATAGAGCTGTTCCATATGCCTCAAGGGGGAGCTTGGCAAAGGTTTTAATTACTATAATCTAATATCTTTAACTAATATTCTTAATAAAAGTGAGATTAATTGATCATTAATTATTGAATTTTGAAAGCAGATGACAGAAAGGGTAAAGAATCTGTTGTGTAGAGCCCAAGGAAATCAGCCTCTTAATAACATCCTCAAGCATTCTCATTCCCTACTACGGTGAGACCAAGGACGTCCATTTCAACAAGTTGCAGACGACCTCTTGGTAAACTGCCTGCCATCAAAATCACAGAAAGGAGAATTAAAAAGCTTTTGTTAAAGATGTTTGCCTTTCAGAACTTAGGGAGGAAAATAAATTAGCAAACAAAAGCAACAGCTTACCTTCGATTAATTGATTcaacctttattttattttattttatttttattttttttaaataaagacCATAGTCACCCTATTCTGCCCTTTTAAGGCTGTTCTTCTTTTTGCCTCTTTCCGTCttatttctttgtacaaaacTTGATTCGACTTAGTGGGTTGTAGTTTACATTAGTTAAAACAAACACGAATATTGAAGGAAGTTAATGTTGCACCATAAAAGTAATTGGTAATAAAAGAGAGTAACCCAAATTTTCGATATGATGAGATAATTCTTCACATCACATCATCGACTAGCTCACACAAATTATAAATGAGCAATGAGTTTTCATCATGTAACTCGGTTCTAGCACATACTATACATAAAACCAGTTTAAGAAGTATTATGTGAAGAAAACTAGACCCGGCAGTTTCTGATACGACACGGTGACACGATACGAAAATAACAGGTTTTGAATCAACATGATAACTTATCGGATCATTAtcggtgacccgttaagaacccattaataacaggttcttaacgggtaagtaatccgtttcgacccgttaagaaaaaatttattttgataattttaaagtttaattactaaaagatttattataaaatacaatagcgatattaatatatacaatatattctatattaaatatatagttttgtattattattctatataagtttttaaaaaaaaagttgtagtcattatttatttttattatgagagttccttattatcattactaggataagttttacttaacatgttgttgtccacaattaaaataaactaatatagtatttgtataggcaagaactaagaagacatacatacaagtatgaaaaatatgaaagaatatataaacactcgtgattcatcattattcctccacaagTAAATAATGGTtgcacttacattatcgtttagatttttaaaatcctccaaaccttcacgaataatgttttttatttgagggaaaaattaataaaatttataataattattgtagaagtgtaaaaaaagtaaaaaaaaatatacaatcactcatagtgacaaatattacaactttcatgaaggggtcagcttcgaaatccaacactataattcataaaccttaaatttatatttaaccattgattcccatttacgctttattcttcttattgaatttcatttttaaaattttcttttttgaaaacatgatcatctggcggatgtaagaagatgaacaatttagatctttgatatcacgttttgaTATTTACAgttaattgaaatatgagttgatgtaatatagtttgtagaaactttataaacatcaagcaatattttcactaaccgtaaaactctgaatataatatcaatgatccaaactgttcatcttcctgcattcTCTAATAGataaagttttcaaaaaacaaaatctgaaaaaacaaaatttgatgagaacaatgaagcgtaaatgtaaacaacaatcaacagttaaatttcgatctatgatttatatgagtATAGTTGCgaatttcaaagttaagctcttcatgaaagttgtaaagcttgtcattacgagcgtttatatatttttttacaacttctacattaattaaaaaactattaaagactttaggtaagtgaaatatacttaaaagaaaaatgtgtttttatgttttggatgtgacaatatgatatgtatatactgatttagtattatgtttttcatttgattatttattggtttaaaatatatttttcttaacgggtaacgggtcgggtcatattacctgctaatattatcgggtcgattttgGATCGGGTCATTTtccccgtttattttaacgggtattacacgacacgacccgttaagatatcgggtatgacatgaacacggaaaacacgacacgaatgacAAGTCTAAAGAAAACAATGAAGTTCATTTGTGTTTGATCCATTTTGACACAGATGGTTAACTAGTATTTATATATAGAAGCACAAATTGATACAAAGGGGGACACAACGTGTTAACTACGTACCATATGTAGGAGCCTCCCAATTATATTATCCCTTGAGTTGGGCACTTGTACGGTTGCAGTAGTTTCAATGATTGACGATATTTCGATGGTGGTTTGAGCCAACCAATCATAGTGGCAGGGACACAAATAATATATGGAAATTAACTTTACCCAGTCTTCACTGGTGGTCCTCTCAATATAACTACCCATCATTACATCCACAGATTTAGCGCAATACATATGATTCGAAACACAGATCACTGCATTACAAGTACGAAACATTACTTAGAACAAAGTTTTTATTGCATTAATATATTACACCCATCCCTTACAATTGTATCACAAACCCACAACAATATAACCTAGCGCCAGTGGCAGATCAAGTTGCAACAATAAAGCCAAACATTTTATTGTCTAGCTATTTGTGAACGAGGAGAGAGCGAGAAGATTGAAACCATCTTCTAATTATTCATACGTGTCCCATCTACACATCTATGTACATAAGTGGGATGGGAGCTAGCAAACATGACAAGCGACAAACAAGAGACCTAAATGAGAAAGTTGCGATCGAGCGTTTTATCCAAGAGCTATAGGTATAGCTACTTGCATTAGCAAGTGGTGGCCATTTTTTCACTGGATCTCGCGTCCACTGCTTCTCCGACCGTCACGAAGACCCTTCCTCCAATTTTTTCCACAAAGTTGGACAGCTTTAATTTGTGAATGACTTGCCACCTAGGGTTTGCAACGGCTAACTGAGATACAGAGCGACAGGTCACAAGTTTAAAAACACAAAGGACACTGTAAACTCAAAGAATATAAACATGTAGGGCGTGTGCGCGCGCTTATACCAGAAGGGGGAAAAATCGATGTCTTACCTCAATTCCTTCGGAGATCAAATTCTCATGCAGCTCCTCTGGAGTAGCTATTCCCGATGTATCAATGTTAATCATATAAGTCATATAGAAAGGGGGAAAATCAAAGGAGAGGAGGTTATAAATCTCTTGAACTGCACAATTATGTGCAtgtttatatatgtgtgtgcgtgtatacacacacacatatatacatatatgcatatACACTGTATACGTACAGTCAGTGGCTCATATATGCTAAATGGAATAGCTGTCCTTATACTGAAATTTGTAATGACTAATGATAGTGCATTAAAGAAAATAATGTCATAGGCCTacatacaaattttaaataattgtgttttcaaaattgaaatttgtactTTCCTAATAGAAATCCATTCGtccgaatgaggatcctctctggatcctccaatcacgtccgttcattgtatatcgtgtgaccagttttcgtcaggtactatttatattcaattttaaataaaaaaatttacaataattttttaccgtacgatatacaatgaacgaacgTAATTGGAGGATTCCTGGATcctccggagaggatcctcttggCATTCGTCCATTCTTATGTCAGCCAAATACTTTGTATTCATGCTCTTTGACCATTGGACACAACTATATATGGGACCGAGCACTTATGTACGGATGTCTATGAGCAAATAGTATAAACATTTGTGTCCATACTAATCCATACATTTTAGGATGAGTAATGTtaggtagactaaatttgcaaactaaattatgtgtcaccaataagaaataaacatgttaatcaacacgTAAATaacaatccaatcatcaactttcatgtaaTTTAGCttagcaaatttagtctttTGAGATATGTATAAGGGTTAATCATTTTGGTGAATTGGAAAATGCTATTTATACACTCATTTTTATCTTTCATACACcgttgttaattttttaccatTGATCCTTTATAATTCATTCAATCTGACGACCGAAAATTAAGAGCGAAtgagtgtgtgaataacactactCTTAGAATTTAGTAAGAttagagtttttttttccttctaaaagaataaatataattaaatggACATCGAGAATGACTATAGTTTTAGTATCCAAGATTCTAAAGACATTGTCTCTAATTTTTTCGTTTAGCCACTTACTAGACATATGTCAAGAATTACGAGTTGAATGGGCTCTTTCGTATGTCCTTTGGTGTCCTCCCCTTTCTTTGCAGTTATCCACCTTACAATCCTTGCGTTTACAATACAATACAAACACATATTAATCTTCAGATATATGTTTTTAAGATTTATTAAAtcttattgacaaaaaaaaaaaaaaaaaaaagagaaagagagaagattcatatattatatatatatatatatatatatatttctacaattaaataaataccTTTCTCTAACCAAATTGGCatttgcaaaacaaaacatggcaGACTTGACACATATTATTATGACTCCAGGAATTTTAACAGCCATGGGATACCGTGCAGTGTCGCAAAACATTTTAGTTCCAGGAAGTTTTCCAAGAGTTTCTGTGCCTGGTCGAATTGAGATGATAATAATCTTTGTGAATGATATGGTCACCTGATCAAAACATACAATTAACTGTTAGAGACATCTTTTGTGCATAAACATCGTTAAAGATATGCCTACCAAACATATATagatgcatatatatttgtcagTGGTAAAAAGTATCAGAATCAGATAGCAAGAGTATGTTTAGCATTACTTCTATGAGATTAAATAGCTTAAAATGATTCTCATGATGTTTAACATaaaaaatgttttaaaatattaaaagttATATACAATTTTTCGAAGAAATTAAggtcaccataaaaccaattggcaatatggagagtagcctgatacttataagcacatgcaatgcCTCTTCTTTCCTGGATGTAGGATTTATACTCTCAACACTTTAGTGCTATTCCAAGAAACATGtcatttttttttgataaaattttCAATGTTCTCCCGAGTAATGaaaatgtttataaaaaaaagtgcttttggagaTTGTTGTAATTGAATAAAAGAGATTATCAATTGAAATATTCTTTTGGTCACCTGGACCTATGAATGTTCCCTATTAGGAATTGATTATATTGAGAATAAGAATAATGAATCTACTTTTAAATGTTTTAATCTCAATTTTTGATATTAAATTTAGCGATAAGTGACTATATATGTATCCTTGATTAGTAGGTGACAAAAAAAGGATGAAATTCTAGAATTGATATGTAAAACACGGTTCATGGAAGAGATGCCTAGAAATATTTACCAAAATAAGAGATGCCttcaattcaattaatttaatcatatGCTTCTATCTCCTAGGAACAAGATAAATTATTCTGTGTATGGCAATATGAAATCATATCGTACCAAACTGGCTACGTGATAAAAGAATTTATAGTTTGCGTTCCACCTCAAAATTATTTGCTCGTTCCTCGTATCCCACTCATCtactttttagttatttttgggcattgttattattattttttacttatTTTACACAAGTAATGTTGCACAAAATGATACATTTGACACTATTATTTGGTGTGAGATTCACTTACGTAGATATCTAtcttatgtgtttttttttttttttggtcgaaaatgAAGCTTCATTACTGAAAGGAAGATACAATTTGTGATAGAAATGTCTAAACCTAAACAGAGCACAAAGCCCTACACAaaaaagcaaacataagatagAGGACAAGTCCAAACAAGGAGAGTTACAACTCCAGCTACAAAGAGAGGTCCACACTAATTTAGGCCCGTAGGCTACAAAAGAAACAATAAACAGTAAAACCCTCAAATCCTGAAGCCAAAAACCggtcaccaccaccacaaccgcCGTTACCTCCGTGAAGAAAGACATTACACCAAACAGAAAAATGCACCTGAACCAAAACCTAGATTTGAGAGTATTGCACAGAATCAATCCACCAAGAGCCAAAGCCACCATAGCCACACTTGCAAGAAAAGTCACCAAACAAAAcagggggagggggagggcaAAGGGGTGTGTAAAACACCCTTGTTCCAACGTGAATCGTTCCACACTTTGCCCAATTTTTCCGGTAAGCCGGATCGACAGTGGGCTGTGTAGGTTGGGTCTTGATTCAAGATAGAGCTCAATACTCGTACATCTAAATCATGGTTCAAAGTTGGGAAAGATGAAGGGCAGCAGGAGGGAGGTAGGAGAACAATGTGATGGGGAGGGATGGGGGAGGTGATGGTGAGCGACCGATGATTGAGGAGAGGGAACAAAACGATACTTTGTGAGATGGAGAGAAAGTCATCAAGCGCTATACAAGCCAGGAAAGTCTACCCTATCAACCTTCCAAAGTagtggtgcttttttttttttctttttttctggaAAGTTGGTAAACATATGGTTAAGGGTTGTGATTAATTAAAATGTGTTCTATTTGCtgacccaaaaaataataattaaaaataactgGGTCCTGTTTATACATGGATTATATATGCAAACATATGCATCGATCTACTGTTGCACACATAAACTAATTAAGAGCTATATGTTACCGCAACTAGAAGGCCAATCTCCACGGACGCAAATAGGACCCCAAAGAAGGCTCCAATGCAAGCCAAGAAGTCTAGCTGATCAACCTTCCAAATTTTGTAGACTTCACTGAGGTTAATAAGTCCGGGCAGTGAAGAGAGAATAATTGAAGCAAGGATTGCTGTTGGTGTGTAATACAAGAGCTTTGTCAAAAACTGCAGTGATATGATCACAATAATGGCCATGACCACGTTTGACACTGGAGTTTCACAACCGGCACTGAAGTTTACGGCAGTACACGAGAATGAACCTGTTCATGATCATGATATACACGAAAAGGAACTGAATTATTATTGATGAAGTATCATTCTTATTGATGAAGCTATTTGTACCATCATGTGGGACTGTCTGACAGTGCaattaaaaatcgttttaagaTAAGCAAAAATGCTTTTTGCAGTTTTGCGAAAAAATTGTTTTACTAAGAATAAAAGTGCTTCTAGCAAAAACACTGATAATTAAGTTAAGTGTGTCCTGGTGAAGCATTGTCAAATGAGCTGTAAATAGAAGCAATTTGTGTTAGAAGGATGGTACAACTGTTAGTTCGGTGAGAATATTGCACATAGTCGGTACTCTTCTATCCATGCTTACCGGCTGCAACATAGCAAGAAGTACAGGATCCCACTATGTTCATGAATCCCATTGCCATCATTTCTTTGTTACCATCTATGTGGTACCCTTTCATGGATGAGAAAGATCTTCCAACTGCAATTGCTTCCtgtattttgacaaaatataaaaattagtaaaccATTCATTAATTTGTTGTTCAGTAAGATATATGATACAAACCGTGAGTGCAATATGGGCGACTATGAGCCCAACTTTAGCCACATCCCCAACATGGGGGCGGTTCAGCTGTATCAGATTCATCGAGCTAGGGTTCAAGCCATCTTTGATGTGTTTAACAATTTTAATTCCATGTTTATCTCCTCGTGTTAGATAAACAATCAGAGTCGATAGTATAACGGATAGGAGAGGAGCAACGGCTGGCAACCAGAAAAGTGTCTTCTTCCTTTTACCCTGCAAGTGTACGTTCATTGAAATTTGGTGCGTAAAATGAATAAATAGTTACCCCATTAATTAATTAGAGCAACAGCTTGCAAAACAATAATAACTAACACGTTCGAAGTGTTACTCACCAGAAATCTAGAGATTAGGATGAAACACAGGAATGAGCAGCCAATGATAAAATCATGAGGACTCCACTGCAATTGAagttaaaagaaaatgaatgattgGATAACTTTTATATGATTATCATTTTAATATATGAGGAATCATTTCTTTTCCTTGGAGAAAAGTAAAAGATACGGGGTGATGGAAAGATGCCCAAACAGCTTCCATAACAGATATAATATCAGTAGTGGTTGGAAAGTGAGTGATCCCAAGTAATCCTTTTAGTTGTTGAAGACCGATTATGATGGCTGCTCCGGCCACGAACCCTACTATTGCAGCGTGAGAAAGAAAATCCACAAGAAACCCCAATCTGACAAAAGAGGGGTAAGTTTAAGTTTAAGAAATATCCGAAAAAATATTTGGACAACTTCGCGCATATGTACAATATACGATGCTTAAGTCATTGCTAAAGAGCCCTAATACTCCGCATAGTCTAATCCAATATGGTCGAATATCTCAGAAATTGTAATAAACTTCATTGTTATTTGTTTACAAGAGGGAAGTCCTCTCTTATAGAGGGCGAAAAACTACACAAGTAGTCCTAACAAGTGGACAAGCCAAATGATGATAACATGAGGAAAACACCGAAGAGGAAAATAAGGAGAAAATGAAAGCAAAGCAAAGTAATGATGGCTAGCTATAAAGTAAAGTAATGATGGCTAGCTAGATGAATAATTACAAGTCTATTATCTATACCAATAATGTCTAGCAGCTATTGTtgacactccccctcaagttggtgcatagatgTCATGAATGCCCAACTTGCTTAGTAAGTTGTGAAATACTAAACTAGTAACTGCTTTGGTAAGCATGTCTGCTAATTGATCTTCAGATTTAATGAATGGAACTTCAATAAGTCTTGcctcaattttttctttaataaaatgtcTATCCACCTCCACATGTTTGGTTCGATCATGTTGAACCGGATTGTGAGCAATGTCAATTGCAGCCTTATTGTCACAATGTAGATGCATAGCATGCTTGGGCCTAAATCCCAAATCTCTCAGTAAATTCTTCACCCAAAGCAGTTCACATACTCCATGTGCCATGCTCCGATATTCTGCTTCATCACTTGATCTAGCAACAACCTTTTGCTTTTTACTACGCCAAGAGACTAGATTTCCTCCAACAATAACAAAGTATCCTGATGTTGATCGTCTGTTAGTTACATCACCatcccaatcagcatcagtgtAGCCTTTAACGtctagatgatcatgttttgaaAACATTAATCCTTTCCCACGAGCTAACTTTAAATACCTCAAGATACGGTTTACAGCATCCATGTGTGTTTCACTTGGTGCATGCATAAACTGGCTTATCATGCTGACTGCATAtgctatatctggtctagtatgTGCAAGATTTATTAGCTTACCAACAATTCATTGATATCTCTCTTTGTTGGTAGGTATCTGATCAGGATATTCACCAAGTTTGTAATTCAGCTCAATTGGGGTATCTACTGGTTTGCATGCTAGCATCCCAGTTTCCGTCAAAATATCAAGAACATATTTTCGTTGTGATAAAAATATTCCTTGTTGTGAGCGGGCCACCTCAATGCCCAAGAAATACTTTAAAGCAccgagatctttcatctcaaattcacttGTTAGATATTTTTCCAGTGCTGCCTTCTCTTCTGGATCATTTCCTGTAACCaccatgtcatccacatatacaaTAAGAGCAGTGATTTTACCTTTCTTATGCTTTAAGAAAAGAGTATGATCCAAGTTGCTTTGCTTGTATCCGAAAAATTTCATCGATTTGGTAAATCTCTCAAATCAAGCTCTCGGTGATTGCTTTAAACCATACAACGACTTTTTTAGTTTACAAACGTTGTTGGTCTGATTGGGATCCAGCTTGCATCCTGGGGGAAGCTTCATATAAACTTCTTCTTCTAAATCTCCATGCAGGAAAGCATTTTTGACATCGAATTGTTGCAAAGGCTAGTCAAGGTTTGCTGCTAGGGATAAGAGTACACGAA
This window contains:
- the LOC103412257 gene encoding low affinity sulfate transporter 3-like, translated to MNLIQLNRPHVGDVAKVGLIVAHIALTEAIAVGRSFSSMKGYHIDGNKEMMAMGFMNIVGSCTSCYVAAGSFSCTAVNFSAGCETPVSNVVMAIIVIISLQFLTKLLYYTPTAILASIILSSLPGLINLSEVYKIWKVDQLDFLACIGAFFGVLFASVEIGLLVAVTISFTKIIIISIRPGTETLGKLPGTKMFCDTARYPMAVKIPGVIIICVKSAMFCFANANLVRESIRTAIPFSIYEPLTVRIQFQEIYNLLSFDFPPFYMTYMINIDTSGIATPEELHENLISEGIELAVANPRWQVIHKLKLSNFVEKIGGRVFVTVGEAVDARSSEKMATTC
- the LOC103422255 gene encoding protein NEN4-like, whose translation is MDASTSSSKQGTTEIVFFDIETNVPNRAGQRFWVLEFGAIVVCPQKLVELESYSTLIRPGDLSAVALRSGRSEGITQETVVDAPLFEEVADKIFSILNGRVWAGHNIRRFDCVRIKEAFTEIGRPAPQPVGMIDSLSVLTGKFGRRAGNMKMATLASYFNLGQQKHRSLEDVRMNLEVLKNCATVLFLEASLPGVLNGNWPGSSTITTRSRSSGKLPCREETSRKSPTTTASIGSHRAVPYASRGSLAKMTERVKNLLCRAQGNQPLNNILKHSHSLLR